One window of Streptomyces sp. SUK 48 genomic DNA carries:
- a CDS encoding FAD-dependent oxidoreductase, giving the protein MVDADQTFVIVGGGLAGAKAAETLRAEGFTGRVILICDERDHPYERPPLSKGFLLGKEERDSVFVHEPAWYARNDIELHLGQSVDRVDRTAKTVRYGDDGTLVRYDKLLLCTGAEPRRLDIPGTGLAGVHHLRRLAHAERLKGVLASLGRDNGHLVIAGAGWIGLEVAAAAREYGAEVTVIESEPTPLHGVLGPELGNVFAQLHSGHGVRFQFGRRLTEIIGQDGMVLAVRTDDGEEHPAHDVLAAIGAVPRAALAEAAGLEIADRAHGGGIVVDERLRTSDPDIYAAGDVAAFPLELFGTRIRVEHWANALNGGPAAARSMLGQDTVYDRVPYFFTDQYDLGMEYSGWAPPGSYDQVVIRGDVGKREFIAFWVGEGRVLAGMNVNVWNVTEQIQRLIRSRAQVDTDALADPHMPLEQLAP; this is encoded by the coding sequence GTGGTCGACGCGGATCAGACATTCGTCATCGTCGGAGGCGGCCTCGCCGGCGCGAAGGCGGCGGAGACGCTCCGCGCGGAGGGCTTCACCGGCCGGGTGATACTGATCTGCGACGAACGCGACCACCCGTACGAGCGACCGCCGCTGTCCAAGGGCTTCCTGCTCGGCAAGGAGGAGCGCGACAGCGTCTTCGTGCACGAACCGGCCTGGTACGCGCGCAACGACATCGAGCTGCACCTCGGCCAGAGCGTCGACCGCGTCGACCGTACGGCCAAGACCGTGCGCTACGGCGACGACGGCACCCTCGTCCGGTACGACAAGCTGCTGCTGTGCACCGGCGCCGAGCCGCGCCGCCTCGACATCCCCGGCACCGGTCTCGCGGGCGTCCACCATCTGCGCCGGCTCGCGCACGCCGAGCGGCTCAAGGGCGTGCTGGCCTCCCTCGGCCGGGACAACGGGCACCTGGTGATCGCCGGCGCCGGCTGGATCGGCCTGGAGGTCGCGGCGGCGGCGCGCGAGTACGGTGCGGAGGTCACCGTGATCGAGTCGGAGCCGACCCCGCTGCACGGCGTGCTCGGCCCCGAGCTGGGCAACGTCTTCGCCCAGCTGCACAGCGGCCACGGGGTGCGCTTCCAGTTCGGACGGCGGCTCACCGAGATCATCGGCCAGGACGGCATGGTCCTCGCGGTGCGCACCGACGACGGCGAGGAGCACCCGGCGCACGACGTCCTCGCGGCGATCGGCGCGGTGCCCCGGGCCGCGCTCGCCGAGGCGGCGGGCCTGGAGATCGCCGACCGGGCGCACGGCGGCGGCATCGTGGTGGACGAGCGGCTGCGGACCTCCGACCCCGACATCTACGCCGCCGGCGACGTGGCCGCCTTCCCGCTGGAGCTGTTCGGTACCCGGATCCGGGTCGAGCACTGGGCCAACGCGCTCAACGGGGGACCGGCGGCGGCGCGCTCCATGCTCGGGCAGGACACCGTGTACGACCGGGTGCCGTACTTCTTCACCGACCAGTACGACCTGGGCATGGAGTACAGCGGATGGGCGCCGCCGGGGTCGTACGACCAGGTGGTCATCCGGGGCGACGTGGGCAAGCGGGAGTTCATCGCGTTCTGGGTGGGCGAGGGGCGGGTGCTCGCGGGCATGAACGTGAATGTGTGGAACGTCACGGAACAGATCCAGCGGCTCATCCGCTCCCGGGCCCAGGTGGACACGGACGCGCTGGCCGACCCGCACATGCCCCTGGAGCAGCTCGCCCCCTGA
- a CDS encoding deoxyguanosinetriphosphate triphosphohydrolase: MEGSAPPDPYGPEDLERWAPEPDKRPGRTAFQRDRARVLHSAALRRLAGKTQVVTPGSHSQVWDASPRTRLTHSLECAQVGRELGAALGCDPDLVEAACLSHDLGHPPFGHNGEQALNAFADDCGGFEGNAQSLRLLTRIEPKRFTERGSVGLNLTRAALDAATKYPWPRGAHPTDPASVKFGVYEDDRPVFDWVRAAAPGTRTCFEAQVMDWADDVAYSVHDVEDGLHAGHIDPNCLHAEPERQAVFEVAIGRYVPAGTDPAELADALDRLQDAEWWPHGYDGTAAAQARLKDATSQLIGRFCLAAESATRAAYGHGPLTRYDARLVVPREARLECAVLKAVADRYVMQRAEQERLRADQRIIVAELAEALTVRAPDGLDPQFRALFDGASDDHARKRVIVDQIASLTDASALSLHARLTGHM, translated from the coding sequence ATGGAAGGCAGCGCACCCCCCGATCCCTACGGCCCCGAGGACCTGGAACGCTGGGCGCCCGAGCCCGACAAACGCCCCGGCCGCACCGCCTTCCAGCGCGACCGCGCCCGCGTCCTGCACTCCGCCGCGCTGCGCCGCCTCGCGGGCAAGACGCAGGTCGTCACCCCGGGCAGCCACAGCCAGGTCTGGGACGCCAGCCCCCGCACCCGGCTCACCCACTCCCTGGAGTGCGCCCAGGTCGGCCGCGAACTGGGCGCGGCCCTCGGCTGCGACCCCGACCTCGTGGAGGCCGCCTGCCTCTCCCACGACCTGGGCCACCCGCCCTTCGGCCACAACGGCGAACAGGCGCTCAACGCGTTCGCGGACGACTGCGGCGGCTTCGAGGGCAACGCCCAGTCGCTGCGGCTGCTCACCCGGATCGAGCCCAAGCGGTTCACCGAGCGGGGCTCCGTCGGCCTCAACCTCACCCGCGCCGCCCTCGACGCCGCCACCAAGTACCCCTGGCCGCGCGGCGCCCACCCCACCGACCCCGCCTCGGTGAAGTTCGGTGTGTACGAGGACGACCGCCCGGTGTTCGACTGGGTCAGGGCCGCCGCCCCCGGCACCCGCACCTGCTTCGAGGCCCAGGTCATGGACTGGGCCGACGACGTCGCCTACTCGGTGCACGACGTCGAGGACGGCCTGCACGCCGGCCACATCGACCCCAACTGCCTGCACGCCGAGCCCGAACGGCAGGCCGTGTTCGAGGTGGCCATCGGCCGCTACGTCCCCGCCGGCACCGATCCGGCCGAACTCGCCGACGCCCTCGACCGCCTCCAGGACGCCGAGTGGTGGCCGCACGGCTACGACGGCACCGCGGCCGCCCAGGCCCGCCTGAAGGACGCCACCAGTCAGCTCATCGGACGGTTCTGCCTGGCCGCCGAGAGCGCCACCCGCGCCGCCTACGGACACGGCCCGCTCACCCGCTACGACGCCCGTCTCGTCGTACCCCGCGAGGCCCGGCTGGAGTGCGCGGTGCTCAAGGCGGTCGCCGACCGGTACGTGATGCAGCGCGCCGAGCAGGAGCGGCTGCGGGCCGATCAGCGGATCATCGTGGCGGAGCTGGCCGAGGCGCTCACCGTCCGCGCGCCGGACGGCCTGGATCCGCAGTTTCGGGCCCTGTTCGACGGGGCATCCGACGACCACGCGCGCAAGCGGGTGATCGTCGACCAGATCGCATCCCTCACCGACGCCTCCGCGCTCTCTCTGCACGCGAGACTGACCGGGCATATGTGA
- a CDS encoding membrane-associated oxidoreductase, with amino-acid sequence MDLTDLTDLTPAERRVRHAFPLGEGVDFREGDDDDPGRGADWGPERTLRAEFLRELLLAGPVAQGRTAGLKVTGARVTGRLDLKYGTVTCAVRLRSCHFEQAPDLYGARIGALVLSDSVLPGLTAGTLRADGVVRITCCRIAGPVRLQGARLAGGFFANGARLGRPGQAPETAVLQLNHAEVAADVWAPELVAHGMVQLNGAVVGGQVRLDDAVLDAPGGTALHAEVLTVGTDLHAMRLRARGRVNLSGARIPRQLNLAYARLANPGGQALRVSSAVVGELWLRDAAPVEGTVNLRRAQLDLLHVPPKVWPGRVRLDGLAYRVLTPHLPAEQRLPLLEREPDGGYLPHPYEQLTTAYRTVGDDAAARTVQLAKLRRHRRTLPAYARLWGHLQDAAVGYGFRPMRAALWLLLLLCSGTLAFALHHPPALKPSEAPAFNPLFYTLDLLLPIIDFGQESAYAPRGGFQWLSYLLIAMGWVLATTIAAGVTRSLNRQ; translated from the coding sequence GTGGACCTCACCGACCTCACCGACCTCACGCCCGCCGAGCGCCGGGTCCGGCATGCCTTCCCGCTCGGCGAGGGGGTCGACTTCCGGGAGGGCGACGACGACGATCCCGGGCGGGGCGCCGACTGGGGGCCCGAGCGCACGCTGCGGGCCGAGTTCCTGCGGGAGTTGCTGCTGGCCGGGCCGGTGGCGCAGGGCCGTACGGCGGGCCTGAAGGTGACGGGCGCGCGCGTCACCGGGCGGCTCGACCTGAAGTACGGCACCGTCACCTGCGCCGTCCGACTGCGCTCCTGCCACTTCGAGCAGGCACCCGATCTGTACGGGGCGCGGATCGGCGCCCTGGTCCTCAGCGACTCGGTGCTGCCGGGGCTGACGGCGGGGACGCTGCGCGCCGACGGGGTCGTGCGGATCACCTGCTGCCGTATCGCGGGCCCGGTACGGCTCCAGGGCGCCAGGCTGGCCGGGGGGTTCTTCGCCAACGGGGCGCGGCTCGGCAGGCCAGGACAGGCCCCGGAGACGGCCGTGCTCCAGCTCAACCACGCCGAGGTGGCCGCGGACGTATGGGCGCCGGAGCTGGTCGCGCACGGCATGGTGCAGCTGAACGGGGCCGTCGTCGGCGGGCAGGTGCGCCTCGACGACGCGGTGCTCGACGCCCCCGGCGGCACCGCCCTGCACGCCGAGGTGCTCACGGTCGGCACCGATCTGCACGCGATGCGGCTGCGCGCGCGGGGCCGGGTGAATCTGAGCGGCGCCCGCATCCCGCGCCAACTCAACCTGGCGTACGCCCGGTTGGCGAACCCCGGCGGCCAGGCGCTGCGCGTCAGCAGCGCGGTCGTCGGCGAGCTGTGGCTGCGCGACGCCGCGCCGGTCGAGGGCACGGTCAATCTGCGCCGCGCTCAGCTCGACCTGCTGCACGTACCGCCCAAGGTGTGGCCCGGGAGGGTCCGGCTCGACGGTCTCGCCTACCGCGTCCTGACCCCGCACCTCCCCGCCGAACAGCGCCTGCCGCTGCTGGAGCGGGAACCGGACGGGGGCTATCTCCCGCACCCCTACGAGCAGTTGACCACCGCCTACCGCACGGTGGGCGACGACGCCGCCGCCCGCACCGTCCAGCTGGCCAAGCTGCGCCGGCACCGCCGCACCCTGCCGGCGTACGCCCGGCTGTGGGGCCATCTCCAGGACGCCGCCGTCGGCTACGGCTTCCGTCCGATGCGCGCCGCGCTCTGGCTGCTCCTGCTGCTGTGCTCGGGCACCCTCGCCTTCGCCCTGCACCACCCGCCCGCCCTCAAGCCGTCCGAGGCCCCCGCCTTCAATCCGCTCTTCTACACCCTGGACCTGCTCCTCCCGATCATCGACTTCGGCCAGGAATCCGCGTACGCCCCGCGCGGCGGCTTCCAGTGGCTGTCGTACCTGCTGATCGCGATGGGCTGGGTGCTGGCGACGACGATCGCGGCGGGCGTCACCCGCTCCC
- the dnaG gene encoding DNA primase, whose product MAGRINDEDVKAVRDAVPIDAVVSEYLQLRNAGGGNLKGLCPFHDEKSPSFQVSPGKGLFHCFGCQEGGDTITFVMKVDHLSFSEAVERLAAQAGITLRYEEGGYNPAHQRGERIRLVEAHKIAAQWYAEQLADSPEAETGRVFLAERGFDQGAAVHFGVGYSPQGWDHLTRYLRGKGFSDKELILSGLSQDGRRGPIDRFRGRLMWPIRDIGGEVVGFGARKLYESDNGPKYLNTPETAIYKKSQVLYGIDLAKKEIAKSSRAVVVEGYTDVMACHLAGVRTAIATCGTAFGGEHIKILRRLLMDNGSARVIFTFDGDAAGQKAALRAFEDDQKFAAETYIAIAPDGMDPCELRLAKGDEAVADLAEPRTPLFAFALRQVVSRYDLDTSGGRAAALDEAAPIVARIKNSGAQHEVAVELAGLLGILDTQFVVRRVAQLARWARDRGGRGPAQDRPRGGEQQWEQAPRTANSGPALTLRNPVYAAERELLKLALQRPELVSPAFDAYGVDEFTAPPYAAVRQTIAEAGGAEFGVSDPQEYLVRVREAAPDDAARAMVTELAVEPILRRTVDETYAGTVLVQIRRRAVERRIRDIEFQMTRLSSGGDPGQLAAVQNEMWILQQYDQSLRERGATAL is encoded by the coding sequence GTGGCAGGACGGATCAACGACGAGGACGTGAAGGCGGTACGGGACGCGGTCCCGATCGACGCCGTGGTCTCCGAGTACCTACAACTGCGCAACGCGGGTGGCGGAAACCTCAAGGGACTGTGCCCGTTCCACGACGAGAAGTCGCCGTCCTTCCAGGTCAGCCCCGGCAAGGGGCTCTTCCACTGCTTCGGCTGCCAGGAGGGCGGCGACACCATCACCTTCGTGATGAAGGTGGACCACCTCTCCTTCTCGGAGGCGGTGGAGCGGCTCGCCGCCCAGGCCGGCATCACGCTGCGGTACGAGGAGGGCGGGTACAACCCCGCCCACCAGCGCGGCGAACGCATCCGGCTGGTCGAGGCGCACAAGATCGCCGCGCAGTGGTACGCCGAGCAGCTGGCGGACAGCCCGGAGGCGGAGACCGGCCGGGTCTTCCTCGCCGAGCGCGGCTTCGACCAGGGCGCGGCGGTGCACTTCGGCGTCGGCTACAGCCCCCAGGGCTGGGACCACCTCACCCGCTATCTGCGCGGCAAGGGCTTCAGCGACAAGGAGCTGATCCTCTCCGGTCTCTCCCAGGACGGCCGGCGCGGACCGATCGACCGCTTCCGGGGCCGGCTGATGTGGCCGATCCGGGACATCGGCGGCGAGGTCGTCGGCTTCGGCGCGCGCAAGCTGTACGAGTCCGACAACGGGCCCAAGTACCTCAACACCCCCGAGACCGCGATCTACAAGAAGTCGCAGGTCCTCTACGGCATCGACCTGGCGAAGAAGGAGATCGCGAAGTCCAGCCGGGCGGTCGTGGTCGAGGGCTACACCGACGTCATGGCCTGCCATCTCGCCGGGGTGCGGACGGCCATCGCGACCTGCGGTACGGCCTTCGGCGGCGAGCACATCAAGATCCTGCGCCGGCTGCTGATGGACAACGGCTCGGCCCGGGTGATCTTCACCTTCGACGGCGACGCGGCGGGCCAGAAGGCGGCGCTGCGGGCCTTCGAGGACGACCAGAAGTTCGCCGCCGAGACGTACATCGCGATCGCGCCCGACGGCATGGACCCCTGCGAGCTGCGGCTCGCCAAGGGCGACGAGGCGGTGGCCGACCTGGCCGAACCGCGCACCCCGCTCTTCGCGTTCGCGCTGCGGCAGGTCGTGAGCCGGTACGACCTGGACACCTCGGGCGGCCGCGCCGCCGCCCTGGACGAGGCCGCGCCGATCGTGGCCCGGATCAAGAACAGCGGCGCGCAGCACGAGGTCGCGGTCGAACTGGCCGGGCTGCTCGGCATCCTGGACACGCAGTTCGTGGTGCGCAGGGTGGCCCAGCTGGCCCGCTGGGCGCGGGACCGGGGCGGCCGGGGCCCGGCGCAGGACCGGCCGCGCGGCGGCGAGCAGCAGTGGGAGCAGGCCCCGCGCACCGCGAACTCGGGACCGGCCCTCACCCTGCGCAACCCGGTGTACGCCGCCGAACGCGAACTCCTCAAACTCGCCCTCCAGCGGCCCGAGTTGGTCTCACCCGCCTTCGACGCGTACGGGGTGGACGAGTTCACCGCCCCGCCGTACGCCGCCGTACGGCAGACCATCGCGGAGGCGGGCGGCGCGGAGTTCGGCGTGTCCGACCCGCAGGAGTACCTGGTCCGGGTCCGCGAGGCCGCGCCGGACGACGCCGCGCGCGCCATGGTCACCGAGCTGGCCGTCGAACCGATCCTGCGCCGCACGGTCGACGAGACCTACGCCGGCACCGTCCTGGTCCAGATCCGCCGCCGCGCGGTCGAACGCCGCATCCGCGACATCGAGTTCCAGATGACCCGCCTCTCCTCCGGCGGCGACCCCGGCCAACTGGCCGCCGTCCAGAACGAGATGTGGATCCTCCAGCAGTACGACCAGTCCCTCCGGGAACGGGGCGCGACGGCGCTCTAG
- a CDS encoding ElyC/SanA/YdcF family protein: protein MKIRRPRLPRTRAGQRRLVQAVVAGCVLALLPGAWLFTSTADRLRTVADAPPAPVAVVFGAGLWNGEPSPYLARRLDATAALYRAGRVKVVLVTGDNSRKDYDEPDAMRTYLTRHGVPGGRIVRDYAGFDTWDSCVRARKIFGVDRALLVSQGFHIRRAVALCEAAGIDAYGVGVDEPHDVTWYYGGTREVFAAGKALLDTAFRPDPTFLGPRDKGVADALAGAGSPARRAKG from the coding sequence ATGAAGATCCGCAGACCGCGGCTGCCGCGCACCCGCGCCGGTCAGCGGCGGCTGGTGCAGGCCGTGGTGGCCGGCTGTGTGCTGGCGCTGCTGCCGGGGGCCTGGCTGTTCACGTCCACGGCGGACCGGCTGCGCACGGTCGCGGACGCGCCGCCCGCGCCGGTCGCGGTGGTGTTCGGGGCCGGGCTGTGGAACGGGGAGCCGTCGCCGTACCTCGCCCGCCGCCTGGACGCGACGGCGGCGCTGTACCGGGCGGGCCGGGTCAAGGTCGTCCTGGTCACCGGCGACAACAGCCGCAAGGACTACGACGAGCCGGACGCCATGCGCACCTATCTGACCAGGCACGGCGTGCCGGGCGGCAGGATCGTGCGGGACTACGCCGGCTTCGACACCTGGGACAGCTGCGTACGCGCCAGGAAGATCTTCGGTGTGGACCGCGCGCTGCTGGTCAGCCAGGGTTTCCACATCCGGCGGGCGGTCGCGCTGTGCGAGGCGGCGGGCATCGACGCGTACGGCGTCGGGGTCGACGAGCCGCACGACGTCACCTGGTACTACGGCGGCACGCGCGAGGTGTTCGCGGCGGGCAAGGCGCTGCTGGACACGGCCTTCCGCCCGGACCCGACGTTCCTGGGCCCCCGGGACAAGGGGGTCGCCGACGCGCTCGCCGGGGCGGGGAGCCCGGCCCGGCGCGCGAAGGGCTGA